In Mesotoga infera, the genomic window GTTCTACTAGCGGAAAGGACTTTTTCTCGCCGGATTTAAGAAGGCTGACCGTATTCTGGGAACAGGCAGTCGTAGATACCATGACGACTATCGATTTACTCCAGCAAGAGAACATCTGGTGGGAGAACAACTGCCTTTTCGGCTATTGCCTCGGAGGCATGGTCTCCACAATAGTCAGCGCTATTGACAAAAGAATAAACGACTTGATTCTGATGACCGTTGGAGGCAACATCGCCAAGATAATTTGGCAGTCCCCAGTGCTGAAATCAATCCGCCTGTCACTTCGAAGCGGTTCTGGTGAAGAAGGGTATCTGAACGATGAGAAGAGACTCAACGCGAGATTCAAAGAAGACTCTCAGGCAGTTAGGAAAATGAAAAACGCTTCCGAGCTACTGGAATCCGATCTTCATCCCCTGTTCAAAATCGATCCTATTGCATATGCTCGGTTCAACGACAGCAAAAAGGTGACCATGATCGAGGCGCTTTTTGACAAGGCCCTTCCAGTACAGACGAGAAAGCAGTTGTGGGAGGCTTTCGGCCGACCGAAGAGATATATTGTGCCGATAGGACACGTTTCCTGGTTTCCATTTGAATATGCTCTTGGCAAGTACATTCTGAAGAAACTGGGGATCAAAGAGGCAAGAAGAAAATTGCGCCTTCTGGAAAGTACTAAACCTACTGAATGACTGCGAGCCTCAGAAAGGGCTTTCAACTTCTTCCTAGCCGATTACTATACAAAGTGAACAGCCTACTTAGTGGTTAGGCATTTCGAGTCGGGAAGAGCAAAGGGACTGGTACTCCGTTGTCCGTCCTCCTTTATCGGAAATAGATGTAGATCCAGGTCGCTTGCCTTCGCGACGGACCAAAGCAGTTCAGCAAAAAGGGGATCTTCCAGTGATCAGCGGATCTTTGACAACTTGCAGCTGCTATTCCCGGAAGACGGGTTAATGATTTGAGACGTAGGACAAGGGGCGGCGCTTGCTTAAGCGTTAGGGAATCTTGGACCAATAACGAAGAACCTGGGAGCGCTGCATCGGAGCAAACAGCTGCTCTCCCAAGAACGGCCTACAATTATCTAACCAGATCTTAGACCCCTTGCCCCAGAACCGGTTCTTCCTAAGAAGTCTTGTCAGAGAACAGAAAGCATGAACGAAAAGTGTCATACGCCCAAAAAATCGACAAAGGAATCAACCAGCCCTGGATCGAACTGCTTCTCAGAACATCTGCGCAGCTCTTCTATTGCCTCTTCAGAGGATACCGGGTGTTTGTACGGCCTCCCGCTTGTCATGACATCGTAAGCATCTATTATTGACATGATTCTTGCCAGAAGTGGAATTGATTCGCCAACCAGTCCTCTGGGATACCCTGAGCCGTCCCACCACTCGTGATGACTTAAGATCTCATCCGCAATTCCCACCAGCTCGGGCGAAGATAGGGCAATTCTAAATCCTGCTTCGGGATGAGACTTGATTTTCTTCCACTCTTCAGAGGTTAGACTGCCGGCCTTGGTTAGTATTTCCTCTGGAACTGCAATCTTTCCAATATCGTGCAGGGCGCCAAGGAGCAGAAGATTATCAAGTTCGGCTTCAGACAATCCGATGAACTTCCCAAAATCCCTGCTGAGAGTCTTGATCCTTTCCGTATGTTCTTCCGTCTCATAACTCTTGTTAAGCAGACTCTTCTCAAGCACCTCGACCGTTCTGCTTCTCATGGATATGTTGTTAAGAAGCTTGTCTCTGTACATTTTCTCTTCGGCAGAAACAAGAGTCTCTCGAAAATCCTGATCGATGTCGGATTTTGTTCCGATCCCGAA contains:
- a CDS encoding alpha/beta hydrolase, whose product is MNPDFSYEKKKIEFSSGYIFKGKHYRCSIIKYPSLYKNCIKGTEDVEIYHFSPRERAVGSILILHGLGTVNIPFLFWMGSHLASAGLQASVMILPGNYTRTASGSTSGKDFFSPDLRRLTVFWEQAVVDTMTTIDLLQQENIWWENNCLFGYCLGGMVSTIVSAIDKRINDLILMTVGGNIAKIIWQSPVLKSIRLSLRSGSGEEGYLNDEKRLNARFKEDSQAVRKMKNASELLESDLHPLFKIDPIAYARFNDSKKVTMIEALFDKALPVQTRKQLWEAFGRPKRYIVPIGHVSWFPFEYALGKYILKKLGIKEARRKLRLLESTKPTE